In Flavobacterium gelatinilyticum, a genomic segment contains:
- a CDS encoding single-stranded DNA-binding protein has protein sequence MNITGRVTKDAKVSTLSDRRQVVNFSVAINESYKNKKGDRVEQTTFFECAYWISPRVAQWLTKGTVVELTGMVSARAWKGNDGEPRAGLNFNTSNIKLHGGGKKPEGAQGVQNAQAVQTGHNAVQGESKKATLKEPEDDVPF, from the coding sequence ATGAACATTACAGGAAGAGTGACAAAAGATGCGAAAGTAAGCACATTGTCAGACAGGAGACAGGTAGTAAATTTTTCGGTAGCCATCAACGAGAGCTACAAAAACAAAAAAGGCGACAGGGTAGAGCAGACCACCTTTTTCGAGTGCGCCTACTGGATAAGCCCGAGGGTTGCCCAGTGGCTGACCAAAGGCACGGTGGTGGAACTCACTGGTATGGTAAGCGCAAGGGCGTGGAAAGGGAATGACGGGGAACCTCGCGCGGGGCTGAACTTCAATACCTCGAATATCAAACTGCACGGGGGCGGGAAGAAGCCTGAAGGAGCGCAGGGAGTTCAAAATGCGCAGGCGGTTCAAACTGGACACAATGCGGTACAGGGAGAAAGCAAAAAAGCCACCTTAAAAGAGCCTGAGGACGATGTGCCGTTTTAA